A window of Lacibacter sediminis contains these coding sequences:
- a CDS encoding RagB/SusD family nutrient uptake outer membrane protein, whose protein sequence is MKTLIRLTLLILIMTASSCKKSFLDEKPLSFLSTTNAFQTANDFQASINNLYRNVRDEFYSRSDWQPMQYLYRTDLVVEVTVGTNPQLATEFGPNGTLPNNHWSQIWKIVAEANTIISRIPASSLSATDKVAFEAKGKFFRAFGYRTLAYLWGGVPLIKEEIVSEKTDFTRATKQEVLAFVIEDLKFAAANLPGISVVKDGEVSNLVAQHLLSEVYLAAGQFQNAVDAATVVINDPATDLMTSRFGARSSVNPGDVYWDLFQAKNQNRKSANNREGLWVIQFETDVPGGGAVSTAMAGSFQMERVHVPLFRDFRVNGVSQFRWPVSDYSGGRGVGFMQPSRYFADTVWASDFNNDIRNANHNFIRVIPVTNPSSPLFGQTVSTQNPPAGAGVTYPSRVFYPYQAKATTIGDHPAGLYVNPGSSDPTLKFELKASAGGTYADQYMFRLAETYLLRAEAYIGLGNTAAAAVDINVVRSRANASPITAANATIDYVLDERMRELGIEEKRMLTLMRLGKLYDRVRKHNPFYGVNMQPHFNLWAIPFGEIERNTGAVLAQNPGYPN, encoded by the coding sequence ATGAAGACTTTAATTCGATTAACATTACTAATTCTTATAATGACAGCTTCGTCATGTAAGAAGTCCTTTCTGGACGAAAAGCCGCTTTCATTTCTAAGCACTACGAATGCCTTTCAGACAGCTAATGATTTTCAGGCTTCAATCAATAATCTGTATAGAAATGTTCGTGATGAATTTTATTCCCGTAGCGATTGGCAGCCCATGCAATACTTATACAGAACCGATCTGGTAGTAGAAGTAACAGTGGGTACAAATCCTCAACTTGCTACTGAGTTTGGGCCAAACGGAACACTTCCAAATAACCATTGGTCGCAGATCTGGAAAATTGTAGCAGAGGCCAACACGATCATCAGCCGTATTCCAGCTTCATCTCTTTCAGCAACTGATAAAGTAGCATTTGAAGCAAAGGGAAAATTCTTTAGAGCATTTGGGTACCGCACTCTTGCCTATCTCTGGGGAGGAGTGCCACTTATTAAAGAAGAAATTGTTTCAGAGAAAACCGATTTTACAAGGGCAACTAAACAGGAGGTGTTGGCGTTTGTAATTGAAGATTTGAAATTTGCAGCCGCTAATCTTCCCGGTATTTCCGTTGTAAAGGATGGTGAAGTTTCAAATTTAGTAGCACAACATCTGTTGTCTGAAGTTTATCTAGCAGCAGGCCAATTCCAAAATGCAGTTGATGCAGCAACAGTAGTAATTAACGATCCAGCAACAGATTTAATGACCAGCAGATTTGGTGCACGTTCATCAGTTAATCCTGGTGATGTTTACTGGGACCTTTTCCAGGCAAAAAATCAAAACAGGAAGAGTGCAAACAACAGAGAAGGTCTTTGGGTAATTCAGTTTGAAACAGACGTGCCGGGTGGTGGAGCCGTTTCCACTGCTATGGCTGGCTCGTTCCAAATGGAAAGGGTGCACGTACCACTGTTCAGAGATTTTCGTGTAAATGGAGTTTCTCAATTTCGTTGGCCTGTTAGCGATTATTCAGGTGGCCGTGGTGTGGGCTTTATGCAACCTTCACGGTACTTTGCTGATACAGTATGGGCAAGTGATTTCAATAATGACATTAGAAATGCCAATCATAATTTCATCAGAGTAATACCTGTTACAAATCCTTCCAGTCCATTATTCGGACAAACAGTTTCTACTCAAAATCCACCAGCTGGTGCCGGCGTAACATATCCTTCAAGGGTGTTTTATCCATACCAGGCGAAAGCAACCACTATTGGTGATCACCCTGCAGGTTTATATGTGAACCCGGGTTCTTCTGATCCTACGTTGAAATTTGAACTGAAGGCATCAGCTGGCGGTACATATGCAGATCAATATATGTTCCGTCTTGCTGAGACTTATTTATTAAGAGCAGAAGCATACATTGGTTTAGGAAATACTGCAGCAGCGGCAGTTGATATTAATGTTGTACGAAGCAGGGCGAATGCTTCTCCAATAACAGCTGCGAATGCTACAATTGATTATGTTCTGGATGAGAGAATGAGAGAATTAGGAATTGAAGAAAAGCGTATGCTCACACTTATGCGTTTAGGTAAACTATATGATAGAGTGAGGAAGCATAATCCATTCTATGGAGTAAACATGCAACCCCATTTTAATCTTTGGGCAATACCTTTTGGAGAAATTGAAAGAAATACTGGCGCTGTGTTAGCACAAAATCCGGGTTACCCCAACTAG
- a CDS encoding glycoside hydrolase, with amino-acid sequence MFSCKKEKNKNNANNAATVEASINISGNDNKQVIQGFGCATVFAPPNTSALTSEEFDRLFGSANGQVGLNTLRIRIATDDAWRAIELNYAKMAIQRGAKVFASPWSPPANMKTNNSLIKGKLLPDSAAAYAKYLNDFAVYMANNGAPLYGVSVQNEPDWEPSYEGCVWTAIEMRDFLKNHGAAITATRLIAPELVNNNQTYVNTILSDDAAAANLDILGTHLYGGGIIENALATAKGKEVWMTEHLDTLTTYTANLNTAIEIHDCFTKANFNAYIWWYGKRFYGLIGQDGIVTKRGYIVSHFARFIKQGAIRLGTSANTRNDVLISAYRNGTKKVIVAINWGVYNVKQKINFQSAAVTSVIPYVTTSSKNVEQGAALTLENNVLEYTLPAGSIVTFVEQ; translated from the coding sequence ATGTTTTCATGTAAAAAAGAAAAGAATAAAAACAACGCTAATAATGCGGCAACAGTAGAAGCGAGTATTAACATTTCCGGCAATGATAACAAGCAGGTAATTCAGGGTTTTGGGTGTGCTACTGTTTTTGCTCCACCAAATACTTCAGCATTAACTTCTGAAGAATTTGACCGGCTTTTTGGTTCTGCTAATGGTCAGGTAGGTTTAAATACGTTGAGAATAAGAATAGCAACTGATGATGCATGGAGAGCAATAGAATTGAATTATGCAAAGATGGCTATCCAACGTGGTGCAAAAGTTTTTGCAAGCCCCTGGAGTCCGCCTGCCAATATGAAAACGAATAACAGTTTAATTAAAGGAAAACTGCTTCCGGATAGTGCAGCCGCATATGCAAAATACCTGAATGATTTTGCGGTATACATGGCAAATAATGGTGCTCCTTTGTATGGAGTGTCTGTTCAAAATGAACCCGATTGGGAACCGAGCTATGAAGGTTGTGTATGGACGGCAATTGAAATGAGAGATTTTTTAAAAAATCACGGTGCTGCGATAACGGCTACCCGTTTAATAGCGCCTGAATTAGTAAATAATAATCAAACCTATGTAAATACAATATTGTCCGACGACGCCGCTGCTGCAAACTTAGATATTTTGGGTACGCATCTTTACGGCGGCGGCATTATTGAAAATGCATTGGCCACAGCAAAAGGCAAAGAAGTATGGATGACAGAACATTTAGATACACTCACAACATATACCGCTAACTTAAATACAGCAATTGAAATACATGACTGTTTTACCAAGGCAAATTTCAATGCTTACATCTGGTGGTATGGCAAACGTTTTTATGGTCTCATCGGACAGGATGGCATTGTTACGAAGCGGGGATATATTGTCTCACATTTTGCAAGATTTATAAAGCAAGGAGCAATACGTTTAGGTACTTCCGCTAACACAAGAAATGATGTACTGATTTCTGCATACAGGAATGGAACAAAAAAAGTGATAGTGGCTATCAATTGGGGTGTTTATAATGTGAAGCAGAAAATCAATTTTCAGAGTGCTGCGGTTACATCAGTAATCCCGTATGTGACCACTTCATCGAAAAACGTAGAGCAAGGTGCCGCACTTACATTGGAGAATAATGTTTTGGAATATACATTACCAGCCGGCAGTATCGTAACGTTTGTGGAACAATAA
- a CDS encoding LacI family DNA-binding transcriptional regulator — translation MKEKKEVTIYDIAQVLELSTATVSRGLKDHPAISKNTRKKIQDAAKEMGYRHNNFASNLRNQKTNTIGIIVHELNSNFITSVLAGIEKISTEAGYDLIITHSSESFKKESANVLNLFHKRVDGIIASLSFDTKGLDHFQPFFDKNIPVIFFDRVEENSDNAKVVIDNYKNGYQATQHLIEQGSKRIVIVTANLNRNVYAQRFKGYKDALFDNNIAFDENLVLIKDLSEKCGREAALQILEMKPMPDAAFITNDFSAAVCMQTLKEHGVRIPEDIAIVGFNNDAISKIIEPQLTTINYPGIDIGEIAARNLIAHLKGDIKITQTNTIIVKSELIIRKSSLRKG, via the coding sequence ATGAAGGAGAAAAAGGAAGTAACGATTTATGATATTGCACAGGTGCTTGAACTTTCCACTGCTACTGTCAGTCGTGGCCTTAAGGATCACCCTGCCATCAGCAAAAATACCCGTAAGAAAATTCAAGATGCGGCGAAAGAAATGGGTTACCGTCATAATAATTTTGCAAGCAATCTCCGTAATCAAAAGACGAACACCATTGGTATCATTGTACACGAATTGAACAGTAACTTCATTACTTCTGTACTGGCCGGCATTGAAAAGATCAGTACAGAAGCGGGTTACGATCTCATCATTACCCACTCATCTGAAAGTTTTAAAAAGGAATCGGCCAACGTACTAAACTTATTTCACAAACGTGTAGATGGCATTATCGCTTCCCTTTCTTTTGATACCAAAGGACTTGATCACTTTCAACCGTTCTTCGATAAAAATATTCCTGTTATCTTTTTTGATCGTGTTGAAGAGAATTCAGATAATGCCAAAGTGGTGATCGACAACTATAAAAATGGTTACCAGGCCACACAGCATTTAATTGAACAGGGAAGTAAACGCATCGTGATTGTAACCGCCAATCTTAACCGTAACGTTTATGCTCAACGTTTTAAGGGATACAAAGATGCATTGTTCGATAATAATATTGCCTTTGACGAGAACCTTGTGCTCATTAAAGATTTGAGTGAAAAATGTGGCCGTGAAGCTGCTTTGCAGATCCTTGAAATGAAGCCAATGCCGGATGCCGCCTTTATTACCAATGATTTTTCTGCAGCCGTTTGCATGCAAACATTGAAAGAACATGGTGTACGCATACCCGAGGATATTGCCATTGTTGGGTTTAACAACGATGCTATCAGCAAAATTATTGAACCACAGTTGACCACTATTAACTACCCAGGTATTGATATTGGCGAAATTGCTGCACGTAATTTAATTGCACACCTGAAAGGTGATATCAAGATCACTCAAACGAACACCATCATTGTAAAATCAGAATTAATTATCCGCAAATCATCCTTACGAAAAGGATAA
- a CDS encoding SusC/RagA family TonB-linked outer membrane protein: MPNKKNNLPFRMSRVAKITSVALLFLMQLMLSKTAVGQTLTVKGKVLTETGSPIEGASIIQKGTNNGTVSDNAGVFSISVPTGATIVVSAVGYSEREVAVRNGSELTVQLSLSDKSLSEVVVIGYGTQRKIDVTGAVASVNLEARRDLPMTNVGQLLQGTVPGLNVGLSTSSGGTPPISIRGRVTLSGNQNVLIILDGIQYTGSLSSINPDDIATIDVLKDASSTAVYGAQAANGVLLITSKKGRKSDKPRLSFSTSYTVQQPTIGDLRPYDRAGFINFMTQNFYEKAYTGPGFTQPNPSFRLQDWIDPVLGTPAAGLQPHDYDWFDEATNNGSIYETNLSISGGSDRFTYFLSGALVDQKGYIINDKFKRKTIRVNLETKPLSWWKVGVISSGSFVNQDGAEPSFGSIQRMPPLLRPYDSTGTLIPFPTRTLEPSPFTTYYVDDVERNNYYFANVYTDISFPFLKGLNYRMNFGNNYRESKRFFASIYAAGQTGQAFKNYQNYYDYTFDNILTYSNTFGKHDVTATLLYGAIERQFNSTNSRAEGFTRLNLSYNNLSLGTNRFTESNANAEALNYQMARVNYKFNDRYLLTATVRRDGFSGFSKNFKYGVFPVIALGWVISEENFLKKSEIVNSLKLRAGYGINGNQTAQYTSIARVETNTSYIYGDGGTTAFGQQVSSLGNDNLEWERTAGLNIGVDFSLFKQNRLNGSLEFYQNKTTDLLYSINIPNVTGFGSIRTNVGQINNTGFEAAINYGIVRAKDFTWDANLNFSINVNKIVTIRGIDANGDGIEDDLVSSGLFIGRAIGTIYDYQLDGIYQLTDTRLPGFPVGSLRIVDQNKDNDITQALDRIVLGRREPAYRFSVGNTFNYKGLSLFVFINSVQGGKDGYLGNNNPSYFREDNTIRINDLQGINYWSPTNPTGKYPRNVSGTRAKFEPNYWQDRSFIRLQDVTLSYNFSKFVKKLPIQTLSAYLSGRNLHTWTKWEGWDPETEAADANGVQQAQGLLIGGRPVLRTFTFGINIVF, encoded by the coding sequence ATGCCAAACAAAAAAAACAATTTGCCATTCAGGATGAGCCGGGTGGCAAAAATTACATCAGTTGCACTGTTGTTCCTGATGCAACTAATGTTAAGTAAAACCGCCGTAGGGCAAACATTAACGGTTAAGGGTAAAGTATTAACGGAAACCGGATCACCTATAGAAGGAGCATCAATTATTCAAAAAGGAACAAATAATGGCACCGTATCAGACAATGCGGGTGTTTTTAGCATTAGCGTTCCAACAGGAGCTACAATTGTAGTTTCTGCAGTTGGTTACAGTGAAAGAGAAGTTGCAGTTAGAAACGGAAGTGAATTGACAGTGCAGCTTTCTTTAAGCGATAAATCACTAAGCGAGGTAGTTGTAATAGGTTATGGCACACAACGCAAAATTGATGTAACGGGTGCTGTTGCAAGTGTAAACCTTGAAGCACGCAGAGATTTGCCAATGACCAACGTTGGTCAATTGCTACAAGGTACTGTGCCTGGATTGAATGTTGGATTATCAACTTCTTCCGGCGGTACTCCTCCAATTTCAATTCGTGGTAGGGTCACATTAAGTGGTAACCAAAATGTTTTGATCATACTTGATGGTATTCAATATACCGGGTCACTTTCATCCATTAACCCGGATGATATTGCAACAATTGATGTATTGAAAGATGCAAGTTCAACCGCTGTATATGGTGCGCAGGCAGCAAATGGTGTTCTTCTTATCACATCAAAAAAAGGACGTAAGAGTGATAAGCCAAGGCTTTCTTTCTCTACTTCTTATACTGTTCAACAACCAACTATTGGAGATTTGAGACCTTACGATAGAGCGGGATTCATCAATTTCATGACACAAAATTTTTATGAAAAAGCTTACACAGGTCCAGGGTTCACGCAGCCTAATCCAAGCTTTAGACTTCAGGATTGGATCGATCCGGTATTAGGTACGCCTGCTGCAGGATTGCAACCACATGATTACGATTGGTTTGATGAAGCAACCAACAATGGTTCGATCTACGAAACCAACCTGAGCATCTCTGGTGGATCAGATAGGTTTACTTATTTTCTCTCTGGTGCTCTCGTTGATCAGAAAGGATATATCATTAACGATAAATTCAAACGCAAAACAATCCGTGTTAACCTTGAGACAAAACCACTAAGCTGGTGGAAAGTTGGGGTTATTTCATCTGGTTCGTTTGTAAACCAAGATGGAGCAGAACCCTCTTTTGGAAGCATTCAACGTATGCCGCCATTGTTAAGACCCTACGATAGTACAGGCACTCTTATTCCGTTCCCAACAAGAACACTGGAACCAAGTCCATTCACTACTTATTATGTGGATGATGTAGAAAGAAATAATTACTATTTCGCTAATGTTTATACAGATATAAGTTTCCCCTTCCTGAAAGGACTTAATTACCGCATGAACTTTGGTAATAACTACCGTGAATCAAAACGTTTTTTTGCAAGCATTTATGCTGCAGGTCAAACAGGACAGGCATTCAAGAATTACCAGAATTACTACGATTATACTTTTGATAATATCCTTACCTATAGCAATACCTTTGGCAAGCACGATGTAACTGCCACTTTATTGTATGGCGCCATCGAAAGGCAATTCAACAGTACCAATTCAAGAGCCGAAGGTTTCACAAGATTGAACCTTAGTTACAACAATCTGTCGCTTGGTACCAATCGGTTTACTGAATCGAACGCAAATGCAGAAGCGTTGAATTATCAAATGGCAAGGGTTAACTATAAGTTTAATGATAGATACTTGCTTACTGCCACAGTCCGTAGAGACGGTTTTTCTGGATTCTCCAAAAATTTCAAGTATGGTGTGTTCCCGGTAATTGCACTCGGCTGGGTTATTTCAGAAGAAAATTTCCTGAAGAAAAGCGAGATCGTTAATTCACTTAAACTCAGAGCCGGTTACGGAATAAACGGAAACCAAACAGCACAGTACACATCAATTGCTCGGGTTGAAACCAATACTTCATATATCTATGGAGATGGTGGTACTACAGCATTTGGCCAGCAGGTTTCATCTCTGGGTAACGATAACCTTGAGTGGGAACGTACTGCCGGTTTAAATATTGGTGTTGATTTCTCGTTGTTTAAACAAAATCGCCTAAATGGTTCTCTCGAATTTTATCAAAACAAAACTACTGATTTATTATATAGCATCAACATTCCTAATGTAACTGGCTTCGGCAGTATCAGAACCAATGTTGGACAAATCAACAACACAGGTTTTGAAGCAGCGATCAATTATGGTATTGTTAGAGCCAAGGATTTCACATGGGATGCAAATCTTAATTTTTCAATCAATGTCAACAAGATTGTAACCATTAGAGGTATTGATGCAAATGGGGATGGTATTGAAGATGATCTCGTGTCAAGTGGTTTATTCATTGGCAGAGCTATTGGAACAATTTACGATTATCAATTAGACGGCATTTATCAATTAACCGATACCAGGTTGCCAGGATTTCCTGTTGGTTCGCTAAGGATTGTAGACCAGAATAAAGATAACGATATCACTCAGGCACTTGACAGGATTGTTCTTGGAAGAAGAGAACCAGCGTATCGTTTTAGTGTAGGGAATACGTTTAATTATAAAGGTCTTTCACTATTCGTGTTCATCAACTCGGTTCAAGGGGGTAAAGATGGGTACTTAGGAAACAACAATCCATCTTATTTCCGTGAAGACAACACAATTCGTATTAATGATCTGCAAGGAATTAATTATTGGTCTCCAACAAATCCTACAGGAAAGTATCCGAGAAATGTTTCCGGCACACGTGCAAAATTTGAGCCCAATTACTGGCAAGACAGAAGTTTCATCAGATTGCAAGACGTTACACTTTCTTATAACTTTTCAAAATTCGTCAAGAAGTTACCAATTCAAACATTGAGTGCCTATTTAAGTGGCAGAAACCTTCACACATGGACAAAGTGGGAAGGATGGGATCCTGAAACCGAAGCGGCCGATGCTAACGGTGTGCAGCAAGCACAGGGTCTTCTTATTGGTGGCCGACCTGTATTAAGAACGTTTACGTTTGGTATAAACATCGTTTTCTAA
- a CDS encoding LacI family DNA-binding transcriptional regulator — protein sequence MQKDVTIYDLARELNLSPATISRGLKKSNVLNKDTVNRILDKAEEMGYRHNNFASNLRNKRTQTIGIIVPRLNSYFMTSVLAGIEDIASKEGYNIIISQSLEKKELEKSNVHTMFNKRVDGLLISLAYDTKDIDHLQPFFDKQIPVVFFDRAFPTEHSTCVVINNHEAAYKAVKHLIEQGCKRIMHLAGNQLRDVYTDRLNGYKQALEENNIAFDDQLVHICKLGEQDGIEAADAILSMQPEERPDAVFCANDISAVYCMSRLKENGIKIPEDIAFAGFNNDAVSRVVEPKLTTIDYPGYNIGEAAASGLINILKGDITMIKTTKLVLQASLLVRDSSKRQKK from the coding sequence ATGCAGAAAGATGTAACCATTTACGACCTGGCGAGGGAGCTTAATTTATCGCCTGCTACAATCAGCAGGGGGCTAAAGAAAAGCAATGTCCTAAATAAGGATACCGTAAACCGGATACTTGATAAAGCAGAAGAGATGGGTTATCGTCACAACAATTTTGCAAGTAACCTTCGCAATAAAAGAACCCAAACCATCGGCATCATCGTTCCCCGCTTGAACAGTTATTTTATGACTTCGGTATTGGCAGGTATTGAGGATATTGCCAGCAAAGAAGGTTATAATATTATCATCAGTCAGTCATTGGAAAAGAAAGAACTGGAAAAAAGTAATGTCCATACCATGTTTAATAAACGGGTGGATGGCTTACTGATATCACTGGCCTATGATACAAAAGACATTGATCATCTTCAACCTTTCTTTGATAAACAGATTCCGGTTGTATTTTTCGACCGGGCCTTCCCAACTGAACATAGCACCTGCGTTGTTATTAATAACCATGAAGCGGCATATAAAGCAGTAAAACATCTTATTGAACAGGGATGCAAACGGATCATGCATCTTGCTGGTAATCAATTAAGAGATGTTTATACCGATCGCCTGAACGGCTACAAGCAGGCACTCGAAGAAAACAACATTGCATTTGATGACCAATTGGTGCATATCTGCAAGCTTGGAGAGCAGGATGGCATTGAAGCAGCCGATGCAATCCTTTCAATGCAGCCTGAAGAAAGACCTGATGCTGTGTTTTGTGCAAATGACATAAGTGCAGTGTATTGCATGAGTCGTCTTAAAGAGAATGGAATTAAAATACCGGAAGACATTGCTTTTGCCGGTTTCAACAACGATGCTGTAAGCCGGGTAGTTGAACCAAAGCTCACAACAATTGATTATCCCGGATATAATATTGGCGAGGCAGCAGCTTCAGGATTAATTAATATTCTGAAAGGTGATATTACTATGATAAAAACAACAAAGCTTGTTTTGCAAGCTTCACTGTTGGTGAGAGATTCTTCAAAACGGCAAAAAAAATAA
- the galB gene encoding beta-galactosidase GalB yields the protein MNYKSLFVNILLAGALIICVGLVPFSVVSQSSRQRISINQSWYFLKGDPSGTKGLSYDVRPDVTDRNDNVVADTKPTEGVTVSSADTVLKKWILPSANEFIKDISKHHRRPTGNPGADVAFTQTNFNDSEWEKIDLPHDWAIDGPFYTEANAIVGGGMGRLPVQGIGWYRKKLNITASDKDKTIYLDIDGAMSYASVWCNGNLVGGWPYGYNSFRLDLTPYVNPGGENQIAIRLDNPTNSARWYPGGGIYRNVWLTKVNPVHVAHWGTFITTKNISASAATIDVTVQIENKSTGNQNIQVVTELFLFDAKLNRKGYKIAVSSPSTVSVKAGTVNKVEKSISIKNPLLWGPRPAQKPNLYVAVTRLYANGKLVDEYETQFGIRSLTFDPVKGLLVNGKPVRIQGVNQHHDLGALGAAFNTRAAERQLEILRELGCNAIRLAHNPPAPELLELTDRMGFLVIDEIFDSWERKKTPLDFHLIFKDWYEADTRSFIRRDRNHPSIIAWSYGNEVGEQYTGDTGAIVSKKLYDIVKEEDPTRPATASMNYAKPDMPFAAVMDIISLNYQGEGIRDAPAYAHLRGIRTSPLYPAFHQKFPEKLIVSSETASALSTRGSYIFPVTKGNSAPVSDSTGGDPVNKYVSAYELYTAQFGASPDKVFASQDKHPFVAGEFVWSGWDYLGEPTPYYSARSSYCGIIDLAGFKKDRFYLYQSRWRPNLPMVHILPHWNWPDRIGHITPVHIFTSADEVELFLNGRSLGRKKKVAFEYRLRWDEVKYEPGVLKAIAYKGGKKWAEETMQTTGTASQLKLTADRNTIIADGDDLSFITVKLQDKNGLFVADTNNKISFSIEGPGEIVATDNGDPADLVSFASKERKAYFGLALVIVRSVKGKHGIIKIKASSQGLKPTVIQINSK from the coding sequence ATGAATTACAAAAGTCTATTTGTAAATATACTTTTAGCAGGAGCACTGATTATTTGTGTGGGCTTGGTGCCTTTTAGCGTTGTATCGCAAAGCAGCAGGCAGAGAATTTCAATAAATCAAAGTTGGTATTTTTTGAAAGGAGATCCTTCAGGAACAAAAGGATTGTCTTACGATGTTCGTCCCGATGTTACAGATAGAAATGACAATGTAGTTGCAGATACAAAACCAACAGAAGGTGTTACAGTTTCATCTGCTGATACTGTATTAAAAAAGTGGATACTGCCTTCTGCAAATGAATTTATTAAAGACATTTCAAAACATCATCGACGTCCAACGGGAAATCCGGGTGCAGATGTTGCGTTTACACAAACAAATTTTAATGACAGTGAGTGGGAGAAAATAGATCTTCCACACGATTGGGCAATTGATGGCCCTTTTTATACTGAAGCAAATGCAATAGTTGGCGGCGGTATGGGACGCTTGCCTGTACAAGGTATTGGTTGGTACAGGAAGAAATTGAATATAACTGCTTCTGATAAAGACAAAACTATTTACCTCGATATTGATGGTGCGATGTCTTATGCCAGTGTTTGGTGTAACGGTAATCTTGTTGGCGGATGGCCTTACGGTTATAATTCGTTTCGTTTAGATCTTACTCCCTATGTTAACCCGGGAGGAGAAAATCAAATTGCCATTCGGTTAGATAATCCTACCAACTCTGCAAGGTGGTATCCTGGCGGAGGTATTTACCGGAATGTTTGGCTTACAAAAGTAAACCCCGTGCATGTAGCACATTGGGGAACGTTTATTACTACGAAAAATATATCTGCGTCAGCCGCAACAATTGATGTTACTGTGCAGATTGAAAATAAATCGACAGGCAATCAAAACATACAGGTTGTAACAGAACTGTTTTTGTTTGATGCGAAGTTGAATAGGAAAGGATACAAAATTGCAGTCTCATCTCCATCAACTGTTTCTGTGAAAGCAGGAACAGTCAATAAAGTTGAAAAAAGTATCAGTATTAAAAATCCATTATTGTGGGGGCCTCGTCCTGCACAAAAACCAAATTTGTATGTAGCTGTTACACGTTTGTATGCAAACGGAAAGCTGGTTGACGAATATGAAACGCAATTCGGCATACGTTCCCTCACATTCGATCCCGTAAAAGGGTTATTGGTGAATGGAAAGCCGGTGCGTATTCAGGGAGTTAATCAACACCACGATCTCGGCGCATTAGGTGCAGCGTTTAATACACGTGCCGCAGAACGCCAGTTGGAAATTTTGCGTGAGTTAGGTTGTAATGCAATTCGCCTTGCACATAATCCACCAGCACCTGAATTACTTGAATTAACTGATCGCATGGGATTTCTGGTGATCGATGAAATATTCGATAGTTGGGAGCGCAAGAAAACACCGCTTGATTTTCATTTGATCTTTAAAGATTGGTATGAAGCTGACACAAGATCATTTATAAGAAGAGATCGTAATCATCCTTCCATTATTGCATGGAGTTATGGCAATGAAGTAGGTGAACAATATACAGGTGATACCGGTGCAATTGTATCAAAGAAATTATATGACATTGTAAAAGAGGAAGATCCAACAAGACCTGCAACAGCATCCATGAACTATGCAAAGCCCGATATGCCTTTTGCTGCAGTGATGGATATCATCAGTTTAAATTATCAAGGTGAAGGTATTCGTGACGCTCCGGCCTATGCACATTTGAGAGGAATCAGAACATCGCCATTATATCCGGCTTTTCATCAAAAGTTTCCCGAAAAATTAATTGTCAGCAGTGAAACGGCATCGGCACTTAGTACAAGAGGCTCTTATATTTTTCCTGTAACAAAAGGTAACAGTGCCCCGGTGAGCGATAGTACAGGTGGTGATCCTGTAAATAAATATGTAAGCGCATACGAACTTTATACTGCACAGTTTGGTGCATCGCCTGATAAAGTATTTGCATCGCAGGACAAGCATCCCTTTGTTGCCGGCGAATTTGTTTGGAGTGGTTGGGATTATTTAGGTGAGCCTACTCCTTATTATTCTGCACGTAGTTCTTATTGCGGCATTATTGATCTGGCAGGATTTAAGAAAGATCGTTTCTATTTATATCAATCCCGTTGGCGTCCAAATCTTCCAATGGTACATATTCTGCCGCATTGGAATTGGCCGGATCGTATAGGTCATATAACACCTGTACACATTTTTACTTCTGCTGATGAAGTGGAGCTTTTCTTAAATGGTCGTTCACTTGGCAGAAAGAAAAAAGTAGCCTTTGAATACAGGTTGCGTTGGGATGAGGTGAAGTATGAACCTGGCGTGTTAAAAGCCATTGCATATAAAGGCGGTAAGAAATGGGCAGAAGAAACGATGCAGACAACCGGCACTGCTTCTCAGTTAAAATTAACTGCCGATCGAAATACAATTATTGCTGATGGTGATGATCTTTCATTTATCACGGTGAAACTGCAGGATAAAAATGGATTGTTTGTAGCAGATACAAATAACAAGATCAGTTTTAGCATTGAAGGACCGGGAGAAATTGTGGCAACAGATAATGGTGATCCTGCTGATCTTGTTTCGTTTGCATCAAAGGAGAGGAAAGCTTATTTCGGATTAGCTCTGGTGATCGTTCGCTCAGTAAAAGGCAAGCATGGTATTATTAAGATAAAAGCATCCTCGCAGGGACTTAAGCCAACTGTTATTCAAATAAACAGTAAATAA